The following DNA comes from Papaver somniferum cultivar HN1 chromosome 4, ASM357369v1, whole genome shotgun sequence.
ATAGATGCAGGAATAGGTTGAAATTTATATTTTAATAATGGGAGTCATGGGACAGGTTGCTGCAAAGACAAAGTTAGCGTGATATGACATATCATTACGATAGTGGCTTGTTGCACGGCGTGCATGGTCAAGACTAGGCAATATTATAAGATATATTACTAGTGTGTGGTGCATAATTCACTTTGACAAGGCGTTACACTCAATGTAGGAGATCGAAGCCTCGGGGGAGGAGGAAAGGCTAATACTTAAGAGGCATGGTCATGCTATAGCACTCTTACAGGCTATAAAAGTACAAATCACTAGCAAACTCAAGTGACAAGAGAGTTGAAAAGCGCAATATTAAGCGAGGAatcgctgtttggttcagcgcagtCAACTAGTTTGACTAATCAAGCGATGTACCATCCGGCGCCATGTTTTTGTACGGTACTGTTCAATGCCCGATGTTGTTTCATTTTGCAACTAGCATGTTAGATTATCACCGCCATAGGATTTAGGCGATTATCCTGGCTGATGTGGAGCCTAAGGACTAGATATTTAGCcgctagattggtcatccacgtcagcatgggcaacctcctaagtcataTGGGATGgataatctagcagctagattagtagCGGGACCACCATATAACGCCGAACCGTTCGGGATTTAGCGCCGAACGTTTcggcgctttaaatctcagccgttagatcagaaaattttctcccagcgctgaacggttcagcgtttAGACCATTTTTTGAACGCCGAACGGTTCAGCGTTTCAATTCcgctgatagttggactgcgagcacctggtaggagagagaactatcaactatcatTGTTAActtttttacaacactttttttgatttgcaacactttttggccaatctagcactccAATTTAACCCATACAGGTTAGCCTTATGCAAGAATCAAATGGAATCGTATCAACATTCATTCCTAGATTGCCCTGATCTAATGTTCTCACTCCTATTGATGTGAATGTTGTTCAGATGTTGCCGGGTAAAATGCCCATCAGTGGATCAACTCTTAGGTTTGATATACCTCTGAACAAGCCTACGAATGTTTCCCGAATTGCTAACTGTAGAAGAATGGCAACAAATCGACTGGCCATCAGTACGGTTAAGAAGCGTGGGACCCAGCATTTCCAGGTGAGAGTCGGCTAAAAATTGTTGTCCTAAATATGTGGCAATCCCATTTCAACTCTCTATAAATACAAGCCAAGGGGCTGAAAAACCAAACTGATCAGTTTAGGGTTCACCTCTAGAGGATCATTTCTTCATTCACCCCTCTCTCCCCCTTTCTTTCTTCCCTCTGACACTCTGTTCAGAGAAGAACCTAAGGTAAGGTCTTCTCTTTTACTCTCACTCTTCTCTTCTCcatgaaaaccctagaaaatcatCAATtggattttgaatttttgaatccttgattaaaaatgaaaaatgaaatttaGGGATTTAAAATTCATTTCAGAAATCAATAAGAAAGGAACCAAAATTGGCTTTCTTTGATTTGAATGAAACCCTGTTTAATCGAATGGAGATGTATAATTTGCAAATCAAAAGCCATCAAAATTAGGTCATTTCAAAGGTACCTGCTTGctgtatgaaaaatcagaaatcTCCTCGAATGAAGAACCCTGGATTttgtattttttatgattttcctgATCGTATTGTTAGAATTCAGTTCAATTTAACCGGTTTTGTTGTTCGATTGTGTAGAATTTAAGTGAGTGGTTGGTATTTTTGAGTTaaaagatggcactgcaagaaTCACTAACAAGATTCAAACAGCAACAAGAAAAATGCCAATCAACTCTATCCAGTATCAATAACGCTCGAGCAGCGGCAGGATCAGGATCATCATCCAGGTCTGCACCACATCATAAATCTGTACCTATTGCAACAACATCTTCAATTGCTGCCAAGGCACCTGCAGTAAAGTTTTCTAATGATACAGAAAGGCTTCAACATATCAATAGTATCCGGAAAGCTCCGATTGGAGCTCAAATGAAACGTGTTATAGCCATTCTGTATGAGGTATAAAAACTAGACTCTTCTTTGTAAGATGGTATAAATTGATGCTTGTACACATCCATTTGGTTCGATATGTAAAGCAATGAACAACCGTTAGTATTGATGTCCATTCTGATTGAAATGACAAGAAAGGGACAAAAGGTAGGAATAATTGTAGGAGAATAGCGAATTTTTGAAGTGAATTGTGACATGTGTTCATGAGGAGTGGGGAATTATGCTTAGTAGAAGGTACTTGATATTTGGTTTTAGTATCTATTTTAGATGAAATTAAAGAGATAAAAAAATCTCGGAAATGGAGTCACCACATGAGAAAATATTCATTTAGTGAAGCAACATTCTGGGTCTGTGGCTTGTTAGACTGTCTTTTCAGCGTGGATAAAGCCAGTGATCTAATGAAAAATAGCGGTTATTGATAATGACACTTATAGTTTCTATTATGAATTATTCAAAACTGTAATGTAAAATGTATAATGGTTTTCTGACATAAGAAACAGAACAATTTGACAGTTCAAGGATTAACCTACATTCAGAATAAAAACAGTTCATAGATCTACTCGATTTCTTAAGCTTTGTGGCACTTGTTGCTTTCAGCTACTTGTAGTAAAAGACTAACTATAGAtgctaatttttatattttttttccagaCAAGGGAAGCCTTTACGGCAGAGCAGATTAATGAAGTATGTTACGTTGATGCAGATAATAATAGGGAAGTCTTCAGTGGTTTAACAAACAACCCGAAAGTGTTCTACGATGGGAAGCGCTTCTCTTACAAGGTAACTCTTGCGTCCCTTCTCTGGAGTTCACCATGTGAGACAATCCTGCATGGTAACATTTTCCGGGCCATTCTCTAGAATGGTTCAGGAAAAGTTCCTGCTTATGCATATGCCTTTATAGTTGATACGGGTAGACAGGTATGACGATATAGCTCCATATTTTTTCTGCAGGCCACTCATGAtctcaaaaacaaaaaagaactgCTTCACTTGATTCGGAAGTTTCCAGAAGGTAAGAACGTTATCGACCTAAAGGATGCATACCCAACTGTCCTAGATGACGTACAGGTAATGTACTGTTGATCCAGTGAAACTTTTCATTCTTTGATATGTGCGAATATGGAGAGTTGACCTGCTAATCTATATGTTATGCCATTTGCACAGGCTCTGAAGGCTTCTGGCGACGTTTGGTTGCTATCAAATTTTGATTCTCAAGAAGATGTTGTTTTCCCGAATGATCCTAAGATAACAATCAAAGTGGATGACGACCTAAAGGTATTATTCCGAGGGATTGAGCTTCCGCGTGATATGATTGATATTGAGAAAGATCTTCAGAAGAATGGAATGAAGCCTGCAACAAATACAGCAAAGAGGAGAGCGATGGCCCAGGTTCATGGTATTAACCCCAAGCCAAAGGCCAAGAAGAAAACACGCGACATTAGCAAAAGGACCAAGCTTACAAATGCCCATCTCCCAGAGCTTTTCAAGAACATTCCATAATCTGGAAAAACCCCAAACTCCAACGAGTTCTGAGAAAATACTAATTTTCTGTCTGTTTGTATAAACTTTGGGTGTTTAAACTGGTTACTATATATTGCTTTGAAAGAAAGTTATGTATCAGATAGTTTGTGTGAACAAATTCGTGAAAAACTGCTGCTGCAAAGAAATGTATGCATGCTCCTGTATTTTTTCCTTGAATTAAACGTTCATGTACTTCAACTAAGATTTAGGAATTCAAATCTATAATTTTCACCATATGTAATGCTTTATAGCATGTGAGTGTATTCTGTAATGCCAGTAACTGGTCTGTATTGATGTTCAACAGAAATTCTTTCCGAATCtcagttttgttttgtttcttgaacTCATGATTGGTTTCCTAGTTCTTGCTGAGTAAACGAGTTTGTAGGCTCATGCAAGCAAAAGCTAAGCTGTTCCGTAAATCTTTTGGTATGCAATCCTGAAAACATAATTGATTCTTGTTATCTACACAACAGGATGACAAACTTAGTGACCGCTTATGACAACCTGATTGGGACACTTAAAAACCGacaacgtttttttttttctactcCAGCACTGCTGCATCATTTGTGATCCAACAGATGCTTTATTACCAAAATAAAGTAAGTTGGTGTCTATCGGATACTGCTCCGGCTACCAGGGATATAAATAAAAAAGTACTATATTTCATGTAGGAAAACGAGAATTTAACAAATTGGGGCGGTGGCGCAGTTGGCTAGCGCGTAGGTCTCATAGCTATATTAGAGTGATCCTGAGGTCGAGAGTTCGAGCCTCTCTCGCCCCAATTCTTTTTTCCCCTCCTCCCCCCAATACTTCTTTTTCAGTCTCTAGTTGGTAATTTTGCCCATTGCAGAATCTCGGACAGACTTCTTGAAAGGATGTATCGTAGACAAAATAGCCAAGAAGCTCTTATTTTCAGCGCCAGTTGGCCATTTAGGTAGGCGTATAGACAAGAAAATTGTGAATAAGAACCTATGTCCACAAAAGTTCTTATTCCATTATGCAACACTTGAAGTTCCGGTGAAACAATATACTGTTTGGAGTAGTAAATTGAAAAACGTGCCAATATCAATTGGGGCGGTGGCGCAGTTGGCTAGCGCGTAGGTCTCATAGCTATGTAGAGTGATCCTGAGGTCGAGAGTTCGAGCCTCTCTCGCCCCATTACCTTTTAAACAACTAGTATGCGTTTATTGTATTTATAGTTGTGTtaggtaggggtgtaaattgggccgggccgggCAATCCGGTGTAATTATTAAATGGGACAGGACAGGACGGGCACGAACTTCTCTtactcatcaaattaaataatttACGCTAGGGCCGGTCGGGCCTTGAATATATAATATTCAAACTAGAAAAAAACACGGGAATTATATTTGTAgtctaaataagatttttcttatATTAGAAACCCGTCATTAAGATATCCTATATTAGAAAGCTAAAATTAATTTTATAATTACTAATTTTACTATACTAACCTTTTACTAGAATAATTATCTTATTTTTTATACTAGTAATCgaaaaattaggaaaatcccgaCAACCAGTTATCGACCGGTTATCTTCAAAACGTGAAAAAATATactaattttatttctttatttataaTATAGAATCACAGTGACTTTTAAAATTATTTTCAACCCATCATCCATCATATAATATTTATAATTATACAAAGTTTTTGGTTGATAACCTAACAACAAAGAAATATagtataatttttaattttgagtgGTAATTCCGATTTTGGTTGATGAATACAATTTTCACATAATTCCGATTTTTAGTGATAATGCTGATTGTTTGTATCTTTAATGATAATTACATTTTCAACTGTGTTTTTTTGCTAAAATCATAATTATCACCGGACCTCATATCACTGAAAATTACATTTTTCACGGGAAATATGGGTGAAAAATGATTTTTTCCAAGAAATATTTCGAGTGAAAACACAGATTTTCAGTTCTaaaaaaactgattttttttCAACTGCATGACAAGAGTGAATACACAAAGTTTCATTTAAACAAAGATTTCTTTATTCAAAAATGAAAGGTATATATTTTCACCAGCAACATAGGTGGAACGGTGGATACGTTACACAACCATATCAATACAAAGATGAGTTAgcttccatatatatatatatatatatcacgtTTGCTTCTATATGTAAATCAAGATCGTATTAACCTCTCAAAACCGAACTGTTGATCTTCTTTTTTAACTTCAATTGGTAATAGATTTAAACCAAGATGTTCTCTAGTGCTAATATATTATACTCAAACACTATGCTTAAATTAATGGTAAGTGACACTCATCAAACCGTCTACAACTCCAAGATGTCTCAAACACTTGTTCCTCATGGCATAAATATGGCTACATCTACTGTTCTTTTTGTTTTGACCGGACGTAATCGACGGatactttcttttctttcttcttttgacGAGATCTAGAACTATTagagcctgtttggtatagttttgaaaaacagttttctgttttcaaaaacagagaaaacagaaaacatgagaaaacgtgtttggtagggacattttcagaaaatgttttctatttattttctgtttttgaaaacaaaaaaatgaaaacaacaaattattgtttcctgtgttttctctttttcttttcttagttctttttttcttttcagaacaaagtaagagatcgagggaatgactgcaagtgagtcatgactAATATCattatctcttagacgaatctttacatttgatccgatttagttgattttccttgttttcaaaaataatttaccaaacaatttttagaaaataaaaacaagaaaaaaaatgtatgtttttaaaacagtggaaaactatttttgaaaaatgtttttgaaaactgtaccaaacatgCTCTTAGCTTTTTGTTTGGGGTTTAACAATCTCATCTGCAACCAACATACCATCATGTCGATCTCGATTCTCTTGATATAACCTTCTTCTTGAACGTCCAACCCTTGGATATTACAGTTTTGTTGATTAGAGAGACGATTATTTTTCATCGATTTTCTAGGTTCTTCTGTAGGGACACGGAGAAAGAAGGATGACTTCTTGA
Coding sequences within:
- the LOC113274891 gene encoding uncharacterized protein LOC113274891, whose translation is MALQESLTRFKQQQEKCQSTLSSINNARAAAGSGSSSRSAPHHKSVPIATTSSIAAKAPAVKFSNDTERLQHINSIRKAPIGAQMKRVIAILYETREAFTAEQINEVCYVDADNNREVFSGLTNNPKVFYDGKRFSYKATHDLKNKKELLHLIRKFPEGKNVIDLKDAYPTVLDDVQALKASGDVWLLSNFDSQEDVVFPNDPKITIKVDDDLKVLFRGIELPRDMIDIEKDLQKNGMKPATNTAKRRAMAQVHGINPKPKAKKKTRDISKRTKLTNAHLPELFKNIP